The following are encoded together in the Anaerostipes caccae L1-92 genome:
- the carB gene encoding carbamoyl-phosphate synthase large subunit has protein sequence MPRIESIKKVLVIGSGPIVIGQAAEFDYAGTQACRALQEEGIEVVLVNSNPATIMTDKDIADKVYIEPLTAEVVEKIVEKEKPDSILPTLGGQAALNLAMELEENGFLEKSGVRLIGTSSTTIRKAEDRQEFKDTMEKIGEPIAAGKVVTDIPAGAEFAEEIGYPVVCRPAYTLGGSGGGIAHDREELEVILENGLRLSRVGEVLVERYIGGWKEVEYEVMRDANGTCITVCNMENIDPVGVHTGDSIVVAPSQTLGDKEYQMLRTSALNIITELKVNGGCNVQFALNPDSFEYCVIEVNPRVSRSSALASKATGYPIAKVTAKIAIGYNLDEIPNAITGKTYASFEPMLDYCVVKMPRLPFDKFIHAKRTLTTQMKATGEVMSICNNFEGALMKAIRSLEQNVDSLIFGNYGEMSDEELTKELEKIDDLRIYVIAEAIRRGFDYDTIFNITKIDRWFLDKIAVLVEMEKKLKEAGELEKELLAEAKRLEFPDSVIGKLTGKTAKEIKELRNQFGIHAAYKMVDTCAAEFEASTPYYYSIFGSENEVEELSKKKKVMVLGSGPIRIGQGIEFDYCSVHSVWALRDAGYETIIVNNNPETVSTDFDVADKLYFEPLTAEDVESIVDLEKPDGAVVQFGGQTAIKLTQALMEMGVPILGTSAENVDAAEDRELFDEILEECCIPRPKGTTVFTCEEALSAAHELGYPVLVRPSYVLGGQGMQIAVSDEDIVSFIEIINRQTQEHPILIDKYLVGREVEVDAVCDGEEIIIPGIMEHIERAGIHSGDSISVYPSINLSEKVKRVIAEYTRKLAKSLNVIGLINIQFIVCDEEVYVIEVNPRSSRTVPYISKVTGIPIVDLAAKVIAGAKIRNLEYKPGLQEESEYYAIKKPVFSFEKLRGAEVSLGPEMKSTGECLGVSKNYNEALYKAFLGAGINLPKYKKMILTVKDSDKIDAVDIGRRFVDLGYEIFSTRSTCRVLNENGVPAHPINKLEEESPNLLDLILDDKIDLIIDTPSQGVGRSRDGFLIRRYAIETGVTCLTSLDTADALLTSLESGSRDNLSVVDIAQI, from the coding sequence ATGCCTAGGATTGAAAGTATTAAGAAAGTATTAGTCATCGGGTCCGGACCGATCGTCATCGGACAGGCAGCAGAGTTTGACTATGCAGGAACCCAGGCCTGCCGCGCCCTTCAGGAAGAGGGAATCGAAGTTGTCTTGGTGAACTCTAATCCGGCTACCATCATGACCGATAAGGATATCGCAGATAAAGTTTACATTGAACCGCTGACTGCGGAAGTTGTAGAAAAAATCGTAGAAAAGGAAAAACCGGACAGTATTCTCCCGACATTGGGAGGACAGGCTGCACTGAATCTGGCGATGGAGCTGGAGGAAAACGGCTTCCTTGAAAAAAGCGGAGTGCGCCTGATCGGTACCTCCTCCACTACGATCAGAAAGGCTGAGGACCGCCAGGAATTTAAAGATACGATGGAAAAGATCGGTGAGCCTATCGCGGCAGGAAAAGTTGTCACAGACATTCCTGCGGGTGCTGAGTTTGCCGAGGAGATTGGGTACCCGGTCGTCTGCCGTCCGGCCTATACGTTAGGGGGAAGCGGCGGAGGAATCGCCCATGACAGAGAAGAATTAGAAGTGATCCTGGAAAATGGTCTCAGGCTGAGCCGTGTCGGAGAAGTTCTGGTAGAGCGTTACATCGGCGGATGGAAAGAAGTCGAATATGAAGTGATGCGCGATGCCAACGGAACCTGCATCACCGTATGTAATATGGAAAACATTGACCCGGTCGGCGTTCATACCGGAGACAGCATCGTAGTAGCTCCTTCCCAGACATTAGGGGACAAAGAATACCAGATGCTTCGTACTTCTGCATTAAACATTATCACAGAACTGAAAGTAAACGGCGGATGCAACGTACAGTTTGCTCTGAATCCGGACAGTTTTGAATATTGTGTCATCGAGGTAAACCCTCGTGTCAGCCGTTCTTCTGCGCTGGCATCCAAGGCTACAGGATATCCGATCGCAAAGGTGACGGCAAAGATCGCCATCGGATATAATCTGGATGAGATTCCAAATGCCATCACAGGAAAGACTTATGCAAGTTTTGAGCCGATGCTGGATTACTGTGTGGTAAAAATGCCGCGTCTTCCGTTTGACAAGTTTATTCATGCAAAGAGGACACTGACCACTCAGATGAAAGCAACCGGGGAAGTCATGAGCATCTGCAATAATTTTGAAGGTGCACTGATGAAGGCCATCCGTTCCCTGGAACAGAACGTGGACAGCCTGATCTTCGGTAATTATGGGGAAATGTCAGACGAAGAACTGACAAAGGAATTAGAGAAGATCGACGACTTGAGAATCTATGTGATCGCAGAGGCGATCCGCAGAGGATTTGACTACGACACGATTTTCAACATCACGAAGATCGACCGCTGGTTCTTGGACAAGATTGCTGTTTTGGTAGAGATGGAAAAGAAACTGAAAGAAGCAGGAGAATTGGAGAAAGAACTGCTGGCAGAGGCTAAGCGCTTAGAATTCCCTGATTCTGTGATCGGAAAGCTGACAGGAAAAACTGCAAAAGAGATCAAGGAACTGAGAAACCAATTCGGTATTCATGCGGCTTATAAGATGGTCGATACATGTGCAGCAGAATTTGAGGCGAGTACTCCTTACTATTACTCCATCTTCGGAAGTGAAAATGAAGTAGAAGAACTGAGTAAGAAGAAAAAGGTCATGGTACTGGGCTCCGGACCGATCCGGATCGGACAGGGAATCGAGTTTGATTACTGCTCTGTCCACAGCGTATGGGCATTAAGAGACGCAGGGTATGAGACCATCATCGTCAATAACAACCCGGAGACGGTTTCCACAGACTTTGACGTGGCGGATAAGCTCTATTTTGAACCTTTGACTGCTGAGGATGTGGAGAGCATCGTGGATCTGGAAAAACCGGACGGAGCCGTGGTACAGTTCGGAGGACAGACTGCGATTAAACTGACGCAGGCTCTGATGGAGATGGGAGTTCCGATCCTCGGAACAAGCGCAGAAAATGTAGACGCGGCGGAAGACAGAGAACTGTTCGATGAGATTCTGGAAGAGTGCTGTATTCCAAGACCGAAAGGAACGACCGTATTTACATGTGAGGAGGCGCTTTCCGCAGCACATGAACTGGGGTATCCGGTTCTGGTAAGGCCGTCTTATGTTCTCGGCGGACAGGGAATGCAGATTGCTGTTTCCGATGAAGATATTGTATCCTTTATTGAGATCATCAACCGCCAGACACAGGAGCATCCGATCCTGATCGACAAATATCTGGTCGGAAGAGAAGTGGAAGTGGATGCCGTATGTGACGGGGAAGAAATTATTATCCCTGGTATCATGGAGCACATCGAGCGCGCCGGAATCCACTCCGGTGACAGTATTTCTGTTTACCCGTCCATTAACCTGAGCGAAAAGGTGAAACGGGTAATCGCAGAGTATACAAGGAAGCTGGCAAAATCACTGAACGTCATTGGACTCATCAATATCCAGTTTATTGTCTGTGACGAGGAGGTTTATGTCATCGAGGTAAATCCTCGTTCCAGCCGTACCGTTCCTTATATCAGCAAGGTAACCGGAATTCCGATCGTAGATCTGGCGGCTAAAGTGATCGCCGGAGCCAAGATCAGGAATCTGGAATATAAGCCGGGACTCCAGGAAGAGTCTGAATATTATGCGATTAAAAAACCGGTATTCTCCTTTGAAAAACTGAGGGGCGCAGAAGTCAGCTTAGGGCCGGAAATGAAATCCACCGGAGAGTGTCTGGGAGTTTCCAAAAACTACAATGAGGCATTGTACAAGGCATTTCTCGGAGCGGGCATTAACCTTCCGAAGTACAAGAAGATGATTCTCACGGTGAAGGATTCAGATAAAATCGATGCGGTGGATATCGGAAGAAGATTCGTGGATCTCGGATATGAAATTTTCTCCACGAGGAGCACGTGCAGAGTGCTGAATGAAAACGGCGTGCCTGCCCATCCGATCAACAAGCTGGAAGAAGAATCTCCGAACTTGCTTGATTTGATTTTAGATGATAAAATAGATTTGATCATTGACACACCTTCTCAGGGAGTAGGGCGCAGCAGGGACGGATTCCTGATCCGCAGGTATGCGATCGAAACCGGTGTGACTTGTCTGACCAGCCTGGATACGGCAGATGCACTGCTCACCAGCCTGGAATCAGGAAGCAGAGACAATTTATCAGTTGTGGACATTGCACAAATTTAA